CTTGGTCGCGTACTATATGTGCATAGTATGTATATGTGCACACGGTACATATATGTGCTCACATATATAGTATATATGTGTGCACATGGGCGCCTGGCAGTAAACGTGAGAAACCCCGGCGCCGTGGTGGGGTAGTAACGATGTCTAGAGCAACACTAGATTTTTAGAATCCTACTGCCTGTTATACTTACGTTCCTGGGTCCACGTGTTCCTGCGCGTGCAGCAATGTGCTAACACGTGGTTCGTGCGTGCCAACGTATAGATGCGCGAACTGTAAGTGCAATGCAtcaggcttgaaaaaaaaaaaaaaaaaaaaaaaaaaaacctctcggTGCTTCAGACAGGCATGGTTCTATTGCATAATTCTGTGCAATGAtctatgtatgcatgtatgtgtcCCGACGGCGAAgaagggatcgaatcccggctgcggtggccgcatttcgatggagggcgAAAAGtaaattgggtgcacgttaacgtCTGAACTTGAGCTTGTTGGTATGGCTTCATTACGGGAACGAGCGCGCGAAATAATGGGACAGAAAGGAAAGGAAGACTGCACCCAGCGCCTGTCAAGTCTTCCTTTCTTGTCACGTTATTTTACGTTCCGTTTCCCGTAATGATCCCCCACAACAGCGtacctcataataagatcgtggttatggcacgtaaaacccaggaattaaaaatatgtatgtatgtatgtatgtatgtatgtatgtatgtatgtatgtatgtatgtatgtatgtatgtatgtatgtatgtatgtatgtatgtatgtatgtatgtatgtatgtattatgtatgtatgtatgtatgtatgtatgtatgtagtatggatgtaggtatgtatgtatgtatgtatgcatgctaTTCTGcatgctatgtatgtatgtattagtatgtatgtatgtatgtatgttatgtatgtagtatgtatgtatgtatgtatggtctGTATTGCagcatgtatgtatgttatgtatgtatgtatgtgttgcACGTTGCgtactgtatgtatgtatgtatgtatgtatgtatgtatgtatgtatgtatgatgtatgtatgcatgcatgcatgtatgcatgtactgtatgtatgtatgtatgtatgtatgtatgtatgtatgtatgtatgtatgtatgtatgtatgtatgtatgtatgtatgtatgtatgtatgtatgtactacGTATGTATGGTATGTACCGTACGTATGTACGACCGCATACATGCAATGAGTTTGCATACTATATTACAGGTTCGAGACCGACCTGTCCCGACTAGGTGTACACTCCCCGGTTCGTGCAGCTGGTGACGCTTGTACCGACCACGAAACTGTACGGCCTCGGAGAAAGTAGGGGGCCCCTGGAGCGCAGCATCGTCCGGCCTCACGTTGGGTTTAACCGGGACCTGCGAACGCTGGTGATTGCACGCTCACGTACATCGGCGCACTTCGACTTTTCTGCCCtcctgtgtctctctctctcttgtccacTTAGTGATTTCGGCCGCCTCAGATTGGCTTGAGCTGAACCAGCCAGAAGGGAACTAGCTGCTGGCGCCTGTTTCGTTCTCACTGGTACCCCAGCGCAGCCAAtaagcacttcagcagcagccgaaattggcatgtccactaggtgggcaTTCTTCCCTGGCTTCATCTGCAGAAAGGAGATAGTGCCGTAGGCTTTTTGGTTCATTTCCCGTCTACCGAGACCAGTATTGGAGCTGTACCaaggatattaaaaaaaaaaacgttatatcAATTTAGCCTgacaaagtattctttcaaaagtCTATTTTTTAACTTTGGGGCAAGAAGTTGATTATTAGAAAaaccaaggggggggggggggtgaactttttttttcttgaatccaAAACTTTTTCAGAAGTCAAAACTTCGGTTCTGATACGCCAGTGTGAAGTCGCTGTTGTCAATGTAACTTCTCGTATTTCGGTCATCGTGAGGCAGCGAATGTTCGTGTCTTCTCTAGCTCGCGCCTTGGTACATACTTTTGGTAGAGTAAGAAATACACGCCTTGGTAAGATAAGACACATTTCACGAGAAAAAATATACAAgatggcaaaaaaagaaataattgcatATTCCGGGCAAAATTCGTTTACTATGTGCCGCGCACTCGCTCCCCCATTCAATGTGGACCGTGAAAaacgcgaacacacacacacggagaCATACAGCGATGAATGTAAGCGGCGTAGCCGAGGGGATCGATTTTTTTCGCTACTGTCACAAGGACGTCTGTTTCTTCGTGTATGAGGCACAGTTAGTGCTGATTGTATATGCCGCAGGACCAAATTCCTTTCCgatatacggacactccaggcgcatttacgccgtcgccgtcggcgtcgcagtgATGTTCTTTTTAATCTGGTGCGCGTATCTGGTTTTGTACAGAACGACAGCGCGCACTTCTTCCACGGTAGCCACCCGTTCTACATGGGCTTCGACCGCCTGGGAACGAGCTTCGGCGTCTACTTCCGCACAAGTGCCATATTCGGTGAGAGCGGCGGCCCGAACCGGCATCATTAAGCGCATTAAAAGGGAGATGACGTTAACTTCTCGAGATAGAAAGACTTAGTCTTGTCGGTCTATTACCATATGAAAGAAAACTGATAATGAAGCAGGGAAAGCAAAAGGGGAAGTTACGTAATGATTAATCGAAACGTAGAAATatcaagaaaaataaataaatgaaagtgggcgaaaagaCAACTGACCGCAGGTACGAGCGGAATACACTACTTTTGCATTATTTATTTTTGGCAAAATCGGTTAATTACAGCGAGGAAACTTTGAGCGATAAGGTGTCTCGAACAAGGTAGTAATTATTGGGGTTTCAATTCCGAAAGCTGCGCAGTGTGTCTGTATGGGAAGTCGTAGTTGGCGGCCTGAATTGCTTATAATACAGGTTAAGTTCGACATCAGCATCTGGTCGCAATAGCGATTTAGCATTATTCTTGCCATCGGAATGTCGCCGCACCGATCGGAAAGCGAAACCGCGAGCTGGCGCTAAGCAGCAGAATGTCAAAGCCACAGAGATGCTATGGTATTCTGGCTATAGATTCTAGTAGCGGTGAAAACGGCCCCAACGTAGACCAAATGCTTGGCCAATGGTGTCCGATGTCATACCATTTTGGGCTCACGTAGGGGCAAACGTTGGACCGACTGTCCTCTCTGTTGGGGGTGGCCCATGAATTTATTTGAAcagaattctggggttttacgtgccaaaaccacgatttcattatgaggcacgcgttaGCGGGgcagtccggattaattttgaccaccaggggatctttaacgagcctccaatgcacgggacacgggcgttcattgcatttcgcacccatctaaatgcggccgccgtggcccggatttgatcccgcgaccttgtgcttcgcagcgcaacaccttagccgctaagccaccgcggtgtgTGGGGTGGCCCATGGCGTTAGCTAAAGCATACCCTGATGACATGGCTCATCGGTTAAGACAATACCATTACGTTAGGCGGGGATAACGTTAGAGTGTCGTAGAGGCCGCGACCGTTTTAAGGTGACAATGTTCTCAGCGTCCTAGAATCAACAGTTCGTCTTGTCAAGTTGTTTATTGACAGGGTATACGCAAGGAGAGAAGCCGAACTCGGCGCGGAGGATTTAACCCTGCGAGCAGCCAGATCCGTCCCCGTATGGTGATGCGCCTGTCTGACtggcacttcttcttcgttacagtCTAAACAAATTATCTGCACACCGATAGCTCGCAAGATTGAAAAATGCACTTTCGCACGAGGCACGAAACAATTTACAGCGGCAGCATGACTTAGCGTTGCGCTTGACCCTCTCGAAATTAGTTGTGATATGTTCCCGCGACGCAAGAGGCAAGGCAACTGCTGCGGCGTTCTGGCGCCTCGGGCGTCTacagaattgctatcgcaataaattatCTTCTGATAACATGCAGATCACTTGATTTCATGCAATACGGCGTGAGATgatgtggtttttttttttacaataaactCCAAATGTTTACGCACACTCTCAGCGTAGGTCACGTGAGATCTGTGATACGCCATAAGGTCTCTTCTGCACTGGCCGAAATCACTATAATGCCCGCAATTATCTCCGGGATAGAGCTGCATTGCTTTAAAAGGATGAATCCTAGGTGTAACCCTCTGGTGTGCTGCCACTGTGGCTTTATGTGCAGGTGCGTTGCCAACCTAGTGCCAATGCATTGGCAGTATAGCGACAATGTTTCGCCAGCACATTGGCTACATATTGCTCAAGCTTTGCCACCCCCCTACctgttaacgcgacagcgttaagggccccatgtcgccgACGTTGGCGTTCTTTGAGCGATAATTGCCTTATATATTAAGgtgtatgtatatgccacgccttacTATATGACATGCGGTGTATGCGGGTTGTATTGCCACACCATTTTATCCCTAAAGTTGCTCTTACCTTGTCTTACCATCTTAACAGCGTTATTCCTCGGAACTTTGATAATgatagcccacaaacaaatgtcatgcaaggaaacaccgacagcgcatgccttttatgttaaatcttctcagactgaaacattaaaacggcgaaaaaataacagaaacctgaaaatgagaATTTTGGGGCCGGGCTGCGCAATACCTCCGGGATGGGCCCACACAAGAGGCCGCGTTCTTACCGGAAAGCTTGCCTTCgtgtatagcgttcgccgccaacatttcccagtaaacattacggttacataagctgcagttgccgggaagcgtgagaagcagtcggggattctttgaatgctatcgcgtttcacttttaaaggcgaagcttaagcgtcctcaaattttgCCAATGTATCGCCAATGTTCTGCCAATGCTTTGTCGATGCAGAGGTGCTGGGCCACATGACGCCGGCGCTGACGTTCCGCTCGCTGGGCAATCAGGTGGACGTGTTCGTGTTCGGCGGGCCGTCTCCCGCCGACGTGGTGCGCCAGTACCTGGACGTCGTCGGGAAGCCGGCCATGCCCCCTTTCTGGGCCATGGGGCTCCACGCGTCCCTGCCTCGGATGCCGACGCGCCCTGCCCAGGGCGCTCTCGACGACAGTGACGACGAAGATCCCCTGAGAGCGCTGCTCACCTACTCGAATTATCACGTGGTACGCGTCGTCTGAGAAGATTGTAGCCAAAGCATTTCGTTTGCCAATTTGTTTAATAAGGGAGGGACCAAACCTGAAAAACTAAGGCAGGTTGCATGTCATGTTGACCGCTAATAAAAgacgaagacagagaaagaaacacATGGGAGGTTGAGTAGAGAAGCAATCTTTCTTGATACCCTGTACGGGGTAAGGGGAGTATATAGTGTAAAGATAAAGAGAAAAAGACTAGGAGCTACACTGGGTATGCCGTAACTGTTGACGTCATGACGCCACAGTTCACATGACGTCAAAGCCGGCGCCTGCCGCACTGACTGTGACGTCATCAATGACGTTATATGGGTCGGAAAAGGAGCAATGGTTTCAAAATCCACCGgttaaagaaaaggaaataaatcACGCGAGACTAGGTTTCTTACCGCATACAGCGGAATTATATTCTGGCTGTATGCTCACGGCAGCATTATCTACTCATCAGGAAAGCAATTTTAGCGtattcaaaaagtgtttcagtgcCACTTTATTGAATAGACTGCTGTATTATATACGTGTAACGAGGCCAGGCGCATGGAACTCAAAGCGGAAGGCCGCCCAACGTTACAGTGGGTTAAGAGTGCGCCTGTCTCTCCCGAAACCATGACCGTcatgaatgttcaattggtttgTCACAACAACATACTTCAACGTACAGGGCTGTCTGCCATGACAATACGTAACGCCGAGGAGTTTTCTAAGCCACATCAAGCTACAGAAGCCATGACTGACATCCTTGCACGCCTGGAGAAAGTGGGCAGTTACACGAGGACATCGGAAGGCGACACGCTACTTTTAACGGCGAATACGATTAAGGGTTCTTAAAGATTTTTTTTGTTTCAGCGTTCCCGTCATCTTGTGCCGATTGTGCATCTTGCGACTGTGATGTAGCCTTCGCGGGGTCAGTTCATTTGACCCACGCGGCTTGGCCCACCTTGCGAATGTTTCATTTGCGCTGTCGTCTTGTGAACTTGCCGGTTGTCCAATTGTGTTGTGTTTGTGTGTATCCCGCTCCTTCCATAATCTTCTCAAATGCCGTGCTTGCCCTGCAGAATCGTTCGTGGGAATGTCCCATTTGACTCGTATTCGTTTTCTTATGAACGTTCCGGCCTTCCCACGTcttgtatttgttttttttttcccgtccTCGTCCTTCTGTGAATGTTGCCATTGGTCTTTCGTGTTCGTCCCATGGATATACCGTTTCCTCCGACATCGTCATCGTTTTTTGAGCGTACGGATACTTCCATTGTATTTCTGTGTGAACACTGCTTCCTCTGTCgtggagaggctcggcctctctgtcccgacgtgggagcggcccgcggcgCGCTAacgcgcgccctaaaggaccacaatgaagtttttcatccatccatctccatccTCTCCTGGCTTAGATGTCTCTTGCGCATACCTTCGTGTCAATATACCATTTCACCCATTGcgtcctttcctttttttttcaatttttcgtACGTTGCCTTCTTGCACCAGCCCACTACATTCTCGCAAACGCACATTTTGTTCCCTCGTCGATCTGCAAACAGAATTTTTCTCTCATCGTATTTCTGATTGAACGTTCTGTTTAATCTGTCGTGTTCGTGTTTGATGTACCATTAGTCCTATCACTGTCTTGGATAAATTTTCGATTTCGCACATTTTCTTCTTGCACAAATGTCCTCTTTGACCAATTACATTCTCGAAAACGCACCTTTGGTTCCCTCGTCGACAGGATTTTTCTCTCTTCGTATTTCTGTGTGAACGTTGTGTTTGTTCTGTAGTGTTCCTGTTAAATGTCCCGATTGTCCTATCATTGCCTTGTGTAAATTTTCTCTTTCGCACATCTTCTTGCCCAAATGTCTTCTTTGCACCACTACTTTCTCGCGAAGACTCCTTTTGTTCCCTCGTCGATCTGTAAACAGGTTCTTCTCCCGTCGTATTTCTGTGTGAACGTTCTGTTTATTCTGCCATGTTTTTGTTTATAAATCCCGTTTGACTACTGTCTTGTGTGAATTTCCTTCTTCCTACATCGCCTTCTTGCACAAAAGCTTCTTTGCCCCGTTACCTTCTCGCAAACGTACATTTTGCTTTCTCGCCGTTTCACGAACGTCCTGACACTGACGTCGTATTATGTGTGAGGATTATGGTTGTTCTGTCTAATTTTCCTTATGTAGATGTCCTGTTAGTCCTGGTTGCCGTCTTTACCGAGATTTCGCGTTTCTTGCATTGTCTTCTTGATCGAATGTGCTATTTGCAGAATCACTTTCTTGCACGAATGCCCCCATTTCCGTCGTAGCTGTCTTGCGAATGCGTACTCTTTGTATCGCCGTCTGCTTGCGAACGTTATGCTTCACGTTAGTTCTTGTTCCATTAATAAGCTCCAGTGACTGGCTGTACAGGACGTCGCCTGGCTTCCCGTGGACGTCGCCAAAGACACGTGCGAGCATTCCTGGCAACGCGAAACTATGAATCGACTGGCCCTGGCAGCGACTGGTGCACACTCTGGTGGGTAGCGCTGGTTATATACCGGAAATACCAGCTAACGCGAGTCGAGTTTGAATAATGAAGCGAAGCGGAATTATATGCGGATAAAACCGTGCTATACGTTTTTATTATAGCACGGTTTTATTAAACCGTGCTATACTGGCGCTACTTAgcaaaagcggcggtggcgcgtggatggaggagCTTTAGTGAAATCTACCACTTGAGCCCACAGTATCGTGGAAGTCTTTCCACAATGCGGTCAGGCCTCTCCTTTACCTTCGTGAGTCGGTGACGGCGCGGGCGTTTGAAGCCGCGTCGCGTTAGCCAGATGGTGTTCAATATTACGACAAAACTGTATGCTTTAAAAGCTGGCTAGCACTGGAACATCGGAAATGGGCGTGGTAGTTTCAACGAGAAGGCTATATAACTGCATCCTTTACAAGGAAATCTCATGGCGTAAGTAGGACCTTCAGACCCCGAGTGATTGTGCGAGCTCGAAATTGGGAGTAAAAAACACCTAGCCCGTACAGCTGCCTAAACATTTGCGTTACCCAGCCGTAACCATGTTGGGAGATTTCTTTTGTTGAGAAGTTCGTGGAaattgcaaaattaaaaaaaaaaacatcacaacTGTGAACACAACGTACATCCTCCCTTAGCCCTGTCTATCTGACCTGTTTGTTTTAGAAGAAAAACTATCACGTTTACAACTGTGTAGCTCAGAAATAAAAAGTAGCATCACAATTTCGTAGACTGTATGTAATAATACATGTATaccggacaaaattgatatattctGAACCGGTGTGAATTATACAACTAAAATGGAAGTAGGATGTTTGTGATCCTCGCAAACATTGTAACGATTTCACGCAAACTCTAAATTCATATATCccatttgtctgctttagatgctcTGACGTATGCAGTTTACACAACTGAGATAGCTTTTTCTGGGGCCTAGTTTTGGGTTTGTGAACtagtgcattcatttttttaatttacaaaCTTCAGAATGTTGTTGCAAAAAAATTCGTTCTGTATATCAAAATTCTGCTTTTACCAGTCAATGGAACTTACCTTTCTTCCTCCAAATGTAGAAACTTCATAGAAATCAGTCTAGGGGTTGtttcataaaaatatttcagtgTTTTACATTTATCTAAATAGGCGTCATtcgagttgggcccgagctaaatcATATCCCTCTTACTATTATAACTCTTTAGTGTCTCTGAGCGATTCAGTCACTAAAGTCTGACTTTTCAAAGCAAATATGTTTCTTTTCAAACCCCCCATGACTTTCATTGATCGCGGCGGccgggtgctgctgctgtctcgccGAGTAACTTACACCTTaacaaaggcgaagcatcaattgcgatagcaaattagtagagagctattcggagtagggataatatttttatcggctgcataagttggacacattcgcttactaactgaattaacaagcgtggtgtcagcgcgcacaagcaagcatgaatagatcacactcgatgaccgcagacaacgactgtcaaaacgcttgcagcaagcgcagccgccacagcgagcgaaggttcgtgcggtctatcggttcaacggaaactgaacgaccgaatgcacagcgcatacacaggtcagagccgtgtggagatcgctttcaagatacggtgcgcacgacagcccgcaccggcgcaaagtataatcgcagttgttggcagaatagaagctgcccccccctccccctccgtctcgcgctgccttcccgctttcctccattcgcgtgggagatttagtggccagttcctcttgcgcccggttgcaagatacgcaattggtgccgcagtacagcgtcgcctctcctccctcccttcctcccataatacccccacggtctttcgcgcgacggaagtcgcgtttgatctccgccgtcctttcgctctccgtgatagcgcgcgtcccccgcgcgctttcactcacacatacggcgctcggcgacgattttatcacccttggactttatacagaacctcacggcgacggcgacggcaggaatccgcttgaagtgtccatataattgctatcgcaataaaaaaatgaagcacaAATTTTACAAACCCAAAACTCGGCACCGAAGAAAGCTGTCTCACAGACTGAAATGGGCAGCTTTATAGCATTTGCTTAAGATAGATAGAGacatagattccaaaatgtgcgttgGATTTATTGGCTTTATCCTTTCTTCTTTTACATCCCAGAAGAATACACAAAGAGTGTCTAGACCGATAGCCAGAGGTTTGTAGGAGGTCGAGTGCATGAAAGTTGTGTTGGGCGTACACGGCGTGTTTGTCTATACGGGAGCCACGTTTCTTCCATTTTTGCCTGCTTTCCGTAAAGCATTGTCGTTTAAGTTCGAGTAGGGGCTAGCAATTATAGAGTATGAACGAAGGACGTGTGGTCGCTCTTTGCAGGTTCCAACCCTGAGCGAGCGACCTTCAGCAACGTACGTGTGCCGGTTAGCGTTGACCGAGGCCCAGTACTTGGGTCTCCTTCTCGTCAACCATAATCAGGAGTTGCTCGAGGATGAAGTAGGTGTCTCAGCACCCATCTATATAAAAATAATGAACACGGACAGTCTATACACAGTGTTTAAAGGCTTTTTGAAAAATCTTCTCGTAGCCATAAGTTAACAAAATTTGCAGACATTCTTTGCAATCGATCAGTCATTTGGTCAACAAATGAACGAGTCGAATGATTTATTCGCGTAAATTTATTCACCATTCAATTGTCTGGCAGATCAATGGGCAAGTGAACTGTTGGATTAGTCAACTAATCAGATAGTAATGTGTTTGGATAATTCGATGAACCAGTCAAGTAATTACGATTTGGTCAATCAAGCAGACAGTGGGGTGTTTAAAGGCTTGCCCTTCTTTGTAACGGCTGTGGACTGTGTGCTGATAAAAGTCTCGTCAGCTATATTTTTTATATTGCAGTAGATGAAATTCTAGGTGGCTACTTTGCAATTTTTTTACGAACATTCTACAAAACGAGTACGACCGTGAACCTGCGGGATGCATATGGATTGCCTCAGAAGCGATATGCTTATGCGGAGAGAATTTGTAGTGTTATGAACCGgtactaactaactaactgacTAACTCGGCctcgggaggttgtgggttcgattcccaccgccgccgggcacccactggttcaaatgggtacaagcgtaccccggcctggcgttcggcttccttcaggggtgatacgttTGGGAAAGGAGCCGGCGcgctgaattcccgtcgaaaccctcgtgaggacagaaaaaaaagtgatgtctgggccgctcccatggcggtcattgcCCATGTGgagccccaagcacctattgaggtgctTGGGGctccaggggacatctctacccattagaaacaCCGCGGTGTTTCGAATAGGTAGAGTTCAaatcccggcggcaccgggatttgaactcggcacctcccgcatacgaggctgatgctctaccactaggccatcGCTGGCctaccggtttttctaatgggtagagatgtcccctggcctggtgctcggctgtcgtgggggttcacatctcgaaagagggcgcAATGGCGATatcaggacttgtctctgggtgcctcttgtccaaccacagacggccttgtttgaagagcatccgccgcggctgtgggaggcaagagCTGCCGCCGTGTACCTagcggtaaaataggtacaaacgcgatcctggcctggtgctcggccattatggcacctcaacgcttggaacggggtgtttgacctcaacccgaaggagTCCCCACCTCagtaggtgcttggggcgccacatgggaaatgcccgccatgggagcggcccagacatcactttttttctgtcctcacgagggtttcgacgggaattcagggcacAGGGTCCTTTCcaaagcgtatcacccctgaaggaagccgaacgccaggccggggcacacttgtacccatttgaaccagtgggtgcccggcggcggtgggaatcgaacccacagcctcccgcagccgaggcgggcgctgtGCCACTAGGCTAACGAACTAACTAACTTACAAACTAAACATTATTTACCGAGTGTACAGGAAATCATTTGAAGAATAGACCATGAACTGTTTTTGTAGTATGATTTACACTTTATGTAGGTACTTTCGTACAGATGAGGTCAACATATATTGCGGTAAAAAGTTGCCGTAAGTCTATAGCATTCCGTCTATCCGTGTTGAAAAGCTCACGAAAGTCTAGACTTTATTTGACGTAAACTAAACACAGAAGTTCATGCGCTGCCTATTTGCAATCTATAAACTTCGTAGAGGAAAAACGCATGTCGAGTTTTTACAAGACGGAATTAAACAATTTAACTTGAGTTTGCTATAGCTATAGTGTTGCCAGTCTTACATAGGCGCTTCATAGGCAGCTTTGTCCTCTTATATAATCTTGTCCTactttgtgtttattttttacGCTGATAGACGTAATTACGAAGTCGGTTAATTTCGGTTTTCTTGGTGGGTTCAAGACTTCCAGTCACG
This region of Dermacentor silvarum isolate Dsil-2018 chromosome 5, BIME_Dsil_1.4, whole genome shotgun sequence genomic DNA includes:
- the LOC125945326 gene encoding maltase-glucoamylase-like — protein: MGFDRLGTSFGVYFRTSAIFEVLGHMTPALTFRSLGNQVDVFVFGGPSPADVVRQYLDVVGKPAMPPFWAMGLHASLPRMPTRPAQGALDDSDDEDPLRALLTYSNYHVDVAWLPVDVAKDTCEHSWQRETMNRLALAATGAHSGSNPERATFSNVRVPVSVDRGPVLGSPSRQP